AAGGTGTTCTTCCAAACAAAACCTCGTATAAAAAAATCCCAAATGTCCACCAATCCACTGCACTACCATGGCCTTCGCCTTTGATAATTTCAGGTGCAAGGTATTCGTGCGTGCCCACAAAGGACATGGATCGAGCACTAGTGGGTTCAGCCATCAGTTCTGGAAGAGCACAGGCTTGATTGGATATTTCACTCTTTTGtttggttttcttttctttttttggtttGCTTAAGAAACGTGGTCCAAAACATGAAGGTTGGATACAAGATGGCTGGATGACGCATGATGGCTCGATGCAGAATCCAGAGCTCTTCGACTCCAAATTGATATTCGAGGACTTCACGAGAGTAGGGTTCACAGCACATCGCAAGGAGAGATCAAAATCTGAAAGCATTATATGTCCATCTTCCCTAACCAAAACGTTTTCAGGTTTAAGATCTCTATAAACGATCCCAAGCATATGCAGATATTCTAAAGCAAGGAGGACTTCAGCAACATAAAACCTGAAGAGAGGCATGGCACAATTTAGTTGTTACATATTGATGATAgacaatttcatgaaattttgtaTACCAAGCAAAAGTTTGATTAAAAAACCAAGCATAAGAAATTCTTACCTTGCAGCATGCTCAGGAAAAAACTTCCCAGGCTGTCTTTGTCGAAGTGCATGCAAATCTCCGCCAGGACAGAATTCCATCACCAAGAATGACAAATTCTCTGTCTCAAAGTGCGCATACAAGGTGGGGAGAAAAGGGTGATCCAAAGATTGCAGAATTTCTCTCTCTGTCTGAGCCCTGAGAAGCTTCTTTCGACTTCCCAAAACTTCCTTATCCATTACTTTGATAGCAAAACAGCATCTTGTGCCTATCAATTCCGCCAGATGAACAGTGCCTATATCTCCACCTCCCAATCTCTTGAAAACCCTAAAATTTTTCAACTCTAACACCCCATTATTGTGAGATCTGACAACTTGAATAGCTTCCCACATTGTATCATTTGCTTTGTGCGGTTTGTATGCTGCACTGTGAAAACTACTAGAGCTGCTCTCATCACTAACATCACTACCAGTGCTGCATCTGATTCTAGTCTTCCTACTCTTAACATAATCACAGGAGTTGCTGACTTCCCCACTTTCACCAGACTTCTCCTCACTGCTGGCACGTTCACTCACTTCAGTGTTGGTGAAGCTTTGTTTGGCTTCTGTGTACTGTGTGGCTGAGTAAAAACTATTTTGAGGACTTGGACAATTGTCGATTCCGGATTTCGATGGCAAATACGCATTTATAAGGTCAATATCTCCTATTGCCCGAGACAAAGTAAAATCTACTGATTCCAAAAGACCATTGGAGGTGTGATTCTTTTCATCATTCCTTTTCGAAGCCAAAATTAAATCCTGCTTCTGAGCATTATATTGTCCCGATTCAATATCTACATCACCAGGGTCATGAATTTTCTCTCTTAGTTTGTTGAATCTACTTTGGTCTCCATTTTCCAGCATATTGGAATGGAGCGTTTCATAAGTGTGTTTTGAAACGATCCCTGAGGTAGGAATACAGGTTCTACTAGTCTCTTGTTCTGTAGTAACCGCAGGAGATCCAGATGAGTTCCCTTCATATCCATGCGGTTTTCTAGATAGGGGATGAGGACGACTAGTCCCAGTTACAGAAGAATTATATTCCATGTTATTGATGGAAGTGGAATTCATCTGTAAGGAATTAATGCCCTCAACAAGTGATTGATTCCATAGTGTCATACGGCATGAGTACTGAAACAAACCACAAAAACgggaaaattttaatcaaactGAGTCTAGCATGGTTTCGAAGTGGTAGAGATTGTACGAGAAAACAATGGCTACATTTGTGGTCCATTAACTCAATGAATGTGAAGATCTTATTTTCATGTGCTAAAAAAATACGTTAAGAAACTGATTTGAGAATCTAATCATCAACAAGCAATAttttttccaataaaaaaaatcacagaAGATCATAAACATTGTAAATCATCAACCCCCCTTAACCAAATCAAGAAAAGAACCCCATGAACTGCCCAGACAAGGGTAAAGTTACTGCTTCATCATACAACAAGATCAATTCACGTTTCCTCCAAAagcaaaatcaagtaaaaataccaaaaaaatccCAGaaagaataaacagtaaaaactcAAAGAAGATTCTTGAATTACCTCATAAGGCAATGCACGACTGAACAATCTTCCATCGTCACTCTTGGCAAATAGCCCAtctcaaaatttcgaaaaagcAAACGAAATTTGTAGGAAGAAACAGCTATTCACATATCGTGTAAGGAATCCTTTCAGATCTGATCGAAACAATAACGGGATTATTACAGATGGATTACAGCGACCCCAGtgaaaaaaggaaaatgaagCTGTAAATgaagataaaatatttcatttacttGGCCGAAATTTCTCGTTAACAGGGTGAAATTGCATAAATCTTTTCCCAGAAGTAATCGCCGAAATACCattcaagaaaacaaaaatcaatACAGCCTAAATGGTGAAGAACCCAAAGATTGAATAGCCGCCTTTACTCCATTGAAGAGCATGAATTTTAACTGTATTATTAGGCAAAACGAGTACAAATCTCTTGGTTAAATCTTTGTCTCGTCGTTCTTGTTAAGGAAGAGATAATTTTAGTTTAGCGTGtgtaaaaaatatgataatcaCACTTCATTCTCAACAAGTCAAGAATATATCGActtatttaaaattctaaaagtTGTTTATTTCAATGTTTAAgcaatacaaaataataaattaaaataaatgtatttcTAATTTCTAGGTTAATTTTTATggcataaatataataatatttttaatatgaaaatcacccaaaaaaaaaaaaaataagtgatGTTTCTTCACATTCAacattcagatttttttttttaacttcggtcaattttttttttttttttaaaatgacctTTCAATATATCGCTACATTTTGCTCTCAACATCAAAAATTAACATCGCCTCAGAAAACAATCCACCACCAATTTACTGGGGAAAAAAGGTCATCGTCCAAAAGCTCGAGCTTCCTAAACAAGAGCAAATGAAACGTTGGAGCTCGAGCCCGAAACATGTTGTTTTGAAGCTTGTGTTTCAGAAGAAAGTTGTACAACTCCGGTGGATACATACATCAACCTCATCAATATCGAACAATAAAAAGATGgccaaaataatcaagattTTTCAAACAAGTTTTCCAAATACAGGTTTAGAATGTATCTTCCAGTGGATAACACGTCTAGCCTTTTCTCGGTAGGCTCGTACTTCCCTTTCCGGAGCTGATAACGATGAGTAACAGCTGATATAGTATAAGTTTGGCCTTCGATTGTCACACTCTCCCCATTCTGCAGGTTCTGCCATTAGAATCAGATGTTACATCAGCACGCTTAGTTTTAAGTACACGACCCATAAGACGGGTAGTTTAACAAGAGACAATGAAGATAATGTGATTATAAAGGGGATGGAAGCTAAAAAAGTGAGTTTGAAAACAGGAGAAAGACTCCAAATTCAATTGCAAGGATTTGGCTATAAATGGTTAATTTTATGCATTCTTGAGCAGAGAATTGACCATGGAGAATGCAAAGGGGTGCCCGTGAATGCTTCCCCTATGGATGGACCCAATGGGAGCAGGGCCAGCAGGCAGTCCCGCTCaacgaacaaaaaaaaaacatttcttttCCAACAAGAGGCTTACGTTTTATCCACCATGAAAAAAAGTTCTCAACCTCCCCCATCAAGTTCTAATATTTTCATTGAACGCCGGCCCCCTGTGCCTAATGCCTATGAGGGTCGGTTCAGTGCGATTTTTACAAAGTAAACAACCACAACATGGTGCTGAGAAAGAAGTGACGACTGAAGAGCTAATTGTTAGAAAGCGTCACTGCGAAACATGTCCACTACTGCACACAAGAACTCGTTAAGACATCAACGGAGATGCTTTACATTGCTTCAATAACACAAGTGATCACAACTGTTTAAACATATCCACCAAAAATATCATCCATGGACACAGCAAAGCAAGcacatttgtaattttttaaaacttcaaTCTATTCCTCTTCATAATCCATTTAAATATATTCGACTCCCAACTGAATTGAGCTACCACAAGCTAAGAAATATAGACGATAATCAAATTCTCATTATAAGAATTTTCCTTCGTGGAGTATCACTATCGTCTCCAACAGTTTAATGTGTCTTAAAGGTAGATCGCTCTACTAGTAATACACCGAATATCAAGTAAATTCACAGTCGACGAGGAGGTCAAAGATACAGGTTAATTCCATCACAGTATTTCCCTTCAATATTGAGCCATCAGGAGTTCCAATTTAAAATAGAAAGCACCGCGTTATCATATACAGAATAGAGTTGGAGAAATAAAATTCGGAGAAACCCATTAAAATTGAAACGCTCACAGAAGGAAGACAGCGAATGCCCAGATTCTTGGGCGGCGGACTGATTTCAGTAACTTTGTAAGGATAATCGCTTTGCCCTCCTCTCTCCTTCTCTTTCTTTCTACAGAAAACTCGCGGCTGCGAAATTAACTGAATCAAATCTAACAATTACAAAAACTTGTTAAACCAGTAAATCCCCAACATTTATATGAATTTTCTAGTGAAAAGAAAAACGTGTCAGGAACAAGAAGCTCACCTTTCGAATGGTTAAAAAGCTTGAAACAGCCGCCATTCTTCTTCAGCCAATTCTCTGTTGCTgagttttttttccctttttttttttggctcttATTTTCCTACACGAATGGGAGGGGAGAAATGCTGATATTTTTCCAACGTTGTATCGGGAACCCGAGATAGTGGTCAGAAGACTAAAAACGCTAGTCCTGGATGAAAACGTGATAACACTTTAAACATTGTGGCTGTGATCTTTTCACGTGGCTCCATGCAATTACGTAAAGTTCCATGTAACTTTGATCATCAGCTCTGATGTAGACAAAAAAAATGTAATCATCCTTACTACTCTACGGACTCGTAAGTGGATTCAAGTGGTCATAAACTAATATTCCGCCAGGTTCCTAAATGGGTTTGAGTATCCATGCACTAAACAACAAACCACCTACGTCATAAACAAACTTTTCAAAACTAAATATGATAGAAACTATAACGAGTATAATTTAGGTCATACCCGTTAATTTATCGGTACAAATATGGAATTATTAACTCAAGTTGATTATGAACTACATACCAAAAGAATGTGACAATACATTAGATTCAGATTACGCCTGATCTCATTTTGTTCCTATCATTCTCATGAACGAGTAAATAAGGTAATAGACATTCAATTTTACAAAGAACCTGTTATATTATTGCCGCTGCCATCACACCTCACGTCTACAACAGCTGTCGCCATATCCCACAAAACTCTGACCAAGCTCGCCATATTTGTCGCAGAAAACATAGGTGATAAAGTTTCCCCATAACCAGTCCACCAGTATGGTACTGGTACGTAAAGtccaattaaaatttttacagagcccataaaaggaaaaaaattttcCCTCAGACACAGAAGAATGTATTCGCATTAAGAATTGCCGACGAAGGAATGTATATTGTGACAACTACTGTACTGTTCCCAGGAGAAATTTCCGAGAGTCGACCTAAAGACTTGTGAATCTGTGCAGTATGACCGTCCATACTCGCATATTGAGCATGTGTACTAAGTTTAAGGCATCCTCGGTACAAGGAATATATCACTGGAATATTGTATTCTTCGTGGGGCATAGACTTCCACCTTGACTGGTCGGCTCaggatttcaaaaatatcttgcgaaaaaaattgaaacaaataaCATCGTACCATcttgttttataaaattatacaaatttgtCTCGAGATAATCAAAATAATGTCAATACTTTGCTATACATAAAATATACTacccttcaaaatttttttttctctcaatttttccCACGacttaatttttctttctttaacaatttatttcaagaatttaatttcataataagATGTCACATTATTATAAAGAGAGATTTACCTAAATAGACTTTACACAATTGCTATAATCAATTTTAGTCTTCAGttaaattaatttaccaaaataatctttttatcatatcaaattacaaagatatctcatatcttttaaatcatattcactatcaatttattcatctcaaactctttattttattatctcatcGATTTCGTGCGTATAGAGGCGGCCGTGAAATACATCAATCCTATTTCTTTAAGCAAgtatgaatttctttttttccacttaacttttacgtaaaaaaaattgattttatattgatagTACTGTGTGAGTAGGTATATGGGTTATGACAAAATCAGTttgttactaattttttttatgtcaaatcatTAGAATATATTGCCTAGAATTGATTGctgtaattttgattttaattttttttaatatttgacttGATTATTTTCATGAGCAACAatcgtaattaaaatattataactttggtgtttttgtatgcACTAATTCAAACTAAccattcataattttattaaaatatgtttattgatatAAGTAAGtagtattaaaaaattaatatcttataaattaaataaaacaaaataaatgttaaatcaaTTCTATAAAAAAtcgataattaaataaatgaatcaaGAAAATGGAACATGTGTGGTCATAAAAAAAAggtattttaggatttttaaattatataagacataatataaattatgtaataaagaaggccatttttaaaattatgacttTGAAATAGACTAGAATAATCAATTTCACTATTATAAACTACCCAAATAATTGAATACatttattttgaagaaaaaataattttataaaattggaatctaaaaaaataaagaaatcaatTAAAATGGACGTTACATTTCCTTTTCCATCACCAaacattttatatgttgttaTAAAGATGGAACAATGAGTCATTCCCGCGGCATCTTTATTCTCCACCAGAACACTCCTCTCTCCCCCGACTAATTAATTATGTAATAATTTTATATGTCATAAATAGACAAGGTTTGGGGCCACAATTTTTTCTGTCGTATTTTTTCCCCTACTTCcattcatatatttaatttagaaattttgatGAAACTGATGCAAAATGAATATAATTGAAACAATATGTATAATGTGAGACGCTTCAAATGTTTATATTCGTGAGATGGATTGATTCGATTTGTATTTGATatgcaaaataatatttttgacaaaaaaatcatatttcgtCATGGATCGGGTAagataagatattcgtctcacaagatTGACATGTGAGCTGGtctcatataaatattttgtaattgaaaatatttgaggTATTTGCTTCATTATTTGATAATCTTTATATCTTGTAAATAAGATATGAGAaatttctaaaatataatttctgcCTGAGCAATAATTTATAcataaattttctatttttatttttgtttggttttaaaggttattttgAAGGGGAAAGAAATTCATAAATCTAATGTGTGTGGAAGATTATAcatcaaaattaataaataagtgCAATAAATTATTCCTGGCCCTTTTTTATTATCCATGGAGCCTTTTATTTCTCATCCATATgtcataaataatattttatttttgaaaaatcgaaGGAAAACAATGTTAGCTCGATAGAaccatcatatttttcattcgTATATGCAATTGGTTATCATATTTGAAATAGTCGATATTgaaatattatcatttaataccatatttttaatatatttacatgTTTTCATTTGGAAAAAACATGTGTCATTAATATCAAtctttgttatatatatttgggtactcaaaaatcatatattaatattagatcAGCAATATCTTGTACTCGAATATCATAtgttaatatcatattttaaatattttgtatcgaattttatttcagaaaataattAGGGGTCTAAGTAgtgaaaaacattttttttgtgaatttacATAAGCTGAACTCAAATATAACTACCcttaaaaaattatactttctattttttttttgaaactactttctatttttttttaaaaaaaagagaatgatataaaataaaatatataatacataCTAAAAACCCACGAAACAAACGAGTGGTACAATTTCCAAACCACTTTGTGATTATCGTAGACCCCCCAAAATAAATTAcgtaggttttttgtgagatgatttcacgaatttttatttgtgaaatgatcaactctaccgatattcacactaaaaaataatatttttaacataaaaaataataatttttcatgaccTAAATAAAAGATACATCTCACAGAAATCTCACAGAATATTACATAccacacacaaatttttgtcaaataaataaCAAGAGAAAGACTGATTTGTAGGCTCTGTAGCGCATAATGGACGCTCTTCTCTGCGACGAGCTTCCACAGGAAATATTCCACCGACTGCCGCCGCCGTCGTTAACCGCGGTCTCCCTGGTCTCTAAGAGGTGGCACCGCCTTCTACGTTCATCTATCACCTCTCTTTCGCTCTACCTTCCCCCTCCCTATGAACCCACCGTCATCGCTTCTTTTTCGTCCTTTCTTTCCCAGCACCCTTTTCTCGCTAATCTTTCTATCGCCACCTCGCCATTCGACGCCGTTGGTGACAACCTATTGCTCTCCGTCTCTGCTTCTTGCCCCAAGCTGCGCAACCTCCGCTACTTGACCAATCCTCTCTCACCCTTGTCTCTGGTTGTTATCTCGACTTCTTGTGCTCACCTTTCTTCTATTTCCATCTCACTCAGCAGGCCCCTTTGTTTTCACTGGCTTCGGTCTTTCAGTGGTCTGAAATGCCTCGCCTTATTTTTCACGAACCCTGTATCAGAGCTGGATACTTACGGggttgaagaaaaaaataatgcTTTTGATGTGGAGTTCAGTTTGGAGAATCTATATTTATCAGGAATTGTATCCGAGGATCGTGGGCTTGGGTTGCTCTGGAGGAACTGTAAGAACATTAAGAAACTGCAGCTCCAGAGCTGTGCGAGTTTGGGAGACTTCGCTTCCGTTTCGGGTTTCGTGAAAATCTTGAAGGGTCTTCGAGAACTGGAGTTGAGGGCTTGTAGGAGTATAGTTGATGGGGTATTGCTGAAAGTGGCCGAACACTGTGTTTCTTTAGATTCCCTGCTGATTTATGATAGTGGCAGCCAAGAGGGTTTGATGAAGTTTATTAATCAGAGCAAATGCAACTTGAAAAGGCTTGAATTGAGATTGCCTCTTGATCTTGATAACACTCATTTGATTGCTTTGGCCGCGAATTTGAATTTCATGGGTTTGGTAAGTTTAAGGTTGGAAAGTTGCTGTCTTGTTACCGGGGATGGATTGAAAGTTCTTGGGAGGACGGTAGGTGTTAAGCTTGAGGAGCTTGGTTTGATAAATTGCGATGTGGTGGAGAGAGAATCTGGTTTATTGACAGCTTTAGGACAGGATTTGACGAGACTGAGGAAGTTGGATTTATCTTTTAACGAAATGATGGTTGATAAGGAGCTAACTCTGATGCTCGCGTCATGTAATTTCTTGATTGAATTGAAACTTAGAGGCTGCCGTGGATTGACGGATAAATCTGTGGCTTCAATGGTTTGGAGCTGTAGGAACTTGCAGAGTGTTGATATAACTTGCTGTGGGATTGAAATGGAGGGAGTTGAGTTACTTGTGCTAAAATCTAAGTGGTTAAGACTGTTGGAAGTGGAGCAGAACAAACTTTCCGATGCCGCCAGGATACTTGCATCTAGTAAATCTATTGAGGTTGTGTGTCTTGATCGATGATTTGCAATAATAAATCTCAGGGAATTCGAAATTAAGTACTCTGTTTATTGCTATGTATCGGAGAGGTTTACATCTATGTGGCCTAATTTATGTAGTTATACTTTCTACTGAATTTTTTGTGAACAGATT
The Primulina huaijiensis isolate GDHJ02 unplaced genomic scaffold, ASM1229523v2 scaffold4153, whole genome shotgun sequence genome window above contains:
- the LOC140969414 gene encoding serine/threonine-protein kinase D6PKL1-like, with translation MTLWNQSLVEGINSLQMNSTSINNMEYNSSVTGTSRPHPLSRKPHGYEGNSSGSPAVTTEQETSRTCIPTSGIVSKHTYETLHSNMLENGDQSRFNKLREKIHDPGDVDIESGQYNAQKQDLILASKRNDEKNHTSNGLLESVDFTLSRAIGDIDLINAYLPSKSGIDNCPSPQNSFYSATQYTEAKQSFTNTEVSERASSEEKSGESGEVSNSCDYVKSRKTRIRCSTGSDVSDESSSSSFHSAAYKPHKANDTMWEAIQVVRSHNNGVLELKNFRVFKRLGGGDIGTVHLAELIGTRCCFAIKVMDKEVLGSRKKLLRAQTEREILQSLDHPFLPTLYAHFETENLSFLVMEFCPGGDLHALRQRQPGKFFPEHAARFYVAEVLLALEYLHMLGIVYRDLKPENVLVREDGHIMLSDFDLSLRCAVNPTLVKSSNINLESKSSGFCIEPSCVIQPSCIQPSCFGPRFLSKPKKEKKTKQKSEISNQACALPELMAEPTSARSMSFVGTHEYLAPEIIKGEGHGSAVDWWTFGIFLYEVLFGRTPFKGAGNRATLFNVVGQPLRFPESPTVSFAARDLIRGLLVKEPQHRLAYRRGATEIKQHPFFQNVNWALIRCASPPDIPPPFLMQDGRAPAAAARATSKVQGVDVKPSGNYYEIDFF
- the LOC140969397 gene encoding uncharacterized protein isoform X2 produces the protein MAAVSSFLTIRKPRVFCRKKEKERGGQSDYPYKVTEISPPPKNLGIRCLPSNLQNGESVTIEGQTYTISAVTHRYQLRKGKYEPTEKRLDVLSTGRYILNLYLENLFEKS
- the LOC140969397 gene encoding uncharacterized protein isoform X1, which produces MAAVSSFLTIRKLISQPRVFCRKKEKERGGQSDYPYKVTEISPPPKNLGIRCLPSNLQNGESVTIEGQTYTISAVTHRYQLRKGKYEPTEKRLDVLSTGRYILNLYLENLFEKS
- the LOC140969415 gene encoding uncharacterized protein isoform X1; its protein translation is MDALLCDELPQEIFHRLPPPSLTAVSLVSKRWHRLLRSSITSLSLYLPPPYEPTVIASFSSFLSQHPFLANLSIATSPFDAVGDNLLLSVSASCPKLRNLRYLTNPLSPLSLVVISTSCAHLSSISISLSRPLCFHWLRSFSGLKCLALFFTNPVSELDTYGVEEKNNAFDVEFSLENLYLSGIVSEDRGLGLLWRNCKNIKKLQLQSCASLGDFASVSGFVKILKGLRELELRACRSIVDGVLLKVAEHCVSLDSLLIYDSGSQEGLMKFINQSKCNLKRLELRLPLDLDNTHLIALAANLNFMGLVSLRLESCCLVTGDGLKVLGRTVGVKLEELGLINCDVVERESGLLTALGQDLTRLRKLDLSFNEMMVDKELTLMLASCNFLIELKLRGCRGLTDKSVASMVWSCRNLQSVDITCCGIEMEGVELLVLKSKWLRLLEVEQNKLSDAARILASSKSIEIERIHLVNDMTAKPARVKSFRFHFFFCGNAFNFISFSRR
- the LOC140969415 gene encoding uncharacterized protein isoform X2; the protein is MDALLCDELPQEIFHRLPPPSLTAVSLVSKRWHRLLRSSITSLSLYLPPPYEPTVIASFSSFLSQHPFLANLSIATSPFDAVGDNLLLSVSASCPKLRNLRYLTNPLSPLSLVVISTSCAHLSSISISLSRPLCFHWLRSFSGLKCLALFFTNPVSELDTYGVEEKNNAFDVEFSLENLYLSGIVSEDRGLGLLWRNCKNIKKLQLQSCASLGDFASVSGFVKILKGLRELELRACRSIVDGVLLKVAEHCVSLDSLLIYDSGSQEGLMKFINQSKCNLKRLELRLPLDLDNTHLIALAANLNFMGLVSLRLESCCLVTGDGLKVLGRTVGVKLEELGLINCDVVERESGLLTALGQDLTRLRKLDLSFNEMMVDKELTLMLASCNFLIELKLRGCRGLTDKSVASMVWSCRNLQSVDITCCGIEMEGVELLVLKSKWLRLLEVEQNKLSDAARILASSKSIENIPWFHLVQLLLFHQVIVLNQGPIFWFYFTKHD
- the LOC140969415 gene encoding uncharacterized protein isoform X3 produces the protein MDALLCDELPQEIFHRLPPPSLTAVSLVSKRWHRLLRSSITSLSLYLPPPYEPTVIASFSSFLSQHPFLANLSIATSPFDAVGDNLLLSVSASCPKLRNLRYLTNPLSPLSLVVISTSCAHLSSISISLSRPLCFHWLRSFSGLKCLALFFTNPVSELDTYGVEEKNNAFDVEFSLENLYLSGIVSEDRGLGLLWRNCKNIKKLQLQSCASLGDFASVSGFVKILKGLRELELRACRSIVDGVLLKVAEHCVSLDSLLIYDSGSQEGLMKFINQSKCNLKRLELRLPLDLDNTHLIALAANLNFMGLVSLRLESCCLVTGDGLKVLGRTVGVKLEELGLINCDVVERESGLLTALGQDLTRLRKLDLSFNEMMVDKELTLMLASCNFLIELKLRGCRGLTDKSVASMVWSCRNLQSVDITCCGIEMEGVELLVLKSKWLRLLEVEQNKLSDAARILASSKSIENIPWFHLVQLLLFHQHTWFPSEGMVWCTTH
- the LOC140969415 gene encoding F-box/LRR-repeat protein 4-like isoform X4, whose product is MDALLCDELPQEIFHRLPPPSLTAVSLVSKRWHRLLRSSITSLSLYLPPPYEPTVIASFSSFLSQHPFLANLSIATSPFDAVGDNLLLSVSASCPKLRNLRYLTNPLSPLSLVVISTSCAHLSSISISLSRPLCFHWLRSFSGLKCLALFFTNPVSELDTYGVEEKNNAFDVEFSLENLYLSGIVSEDRGLGLLWRNCKNIKKLQLQSCASLGDFASVSGFVKILKGLRELELRACRSIVDGVLLKVAEHCVSLDSLLIYDSGSQEGLMKFINQSKCNLKRLELRLPLDLDNTHLIALAANLNFMGLVSLRLESCCLVTGDGLKVLGRTVGVKLEELGLINCDVVERESGLLTALGQDLTRLRKLDLSFNEMMVDKELTLMLASCNFLIELKLRGCRGLTDKSVASMVWSCRNLQSVDITCCGIEMEGVELLVLKSKWLRLLEVEQNKLSDAARILASSKSIEHTWFPSEGMVWCTTH